A DNA window from Legionella sp. MW5194 contains the following coding sequences:
- a CDS encoding carboxylesterase has translation MNLNDFRCMRRGVQVSMLRRRDAELLQPFKREGKEKNHALLLLHGFSSSPAVFRNLLGAFTGYDAVVAPVLPGHGKNLDAFAEVKALDWLAYVEDVCATLVAEFKQVDIMGLSLGGLLACHLSSRFPLNHLYLLAPALDLQLALPGSLKLARILYQLGFRQLRSAAGNLFTTNHCEIAYRQLPLTTIIEILTLVKQFEFKPPTCPTDVFLGCYDEVVASRRVAARFAGCDNVTIHWLAKSAHVLPLDGDIADIIQCVNQNLTTG, from the coding sequence ATGAATTTAAATGATTTTCGCTGTATGAGACGCGGGGTGCAGGTTTCCATGTTGCGCAGGCGGGATGCCGAACTGTTGCAGCCCTTTAAGCGCGAAGGCAAGGAAAAAAACCATGCCCTGCTGTTGTTGCACGGTTTCTCTTCTTCACCAGCAGTCTTTCGTAATCTCCTGGGGGCATTTACAGGCTACGATGCCGTGGTTGCTCCGGTACTGCCAGGCCATGGCAAGAATCTCGATGCGTTTGCCGAAGTTAAGGCCCTTGATTGGCTTGCCTATGTTGAGGACGTTTGTGCGACGCTGGTGGCTGAGTTTAAACAGGTGGATATCATGGGCCTGTCCTTGGGCGGGCTCTTAGCCTGTCACTTGAGCAGCCGTTTTCCTTTAAATCACCTGTATCTACTGGCACCGGCACTTGATTTGCAGTTGGCCTTACCCGGTTCCCTGAAACTGGCCAGAATCCTCTACCAGCTGGGATTTCGTCAATTACGAAGCGCAGCCGGTAATTTATTCACAACCAATCATTGTGAAATCGCTTATCGCCAATTGCCGCTGACTACCATCATTGAGATTTTAACCCTGGTGAAGCAGTTTGAATTCAAACCACCCACCTGCCCTACCGATGTGTTTCTCGGCTGTTATGATGAAGTGGTGGCTTCGCGCCGTGTGGCTGCCCGTTTTGCAGGCTGTGACAATGTCACCATTCACTGGCTTGCCAAATCAGCCCATGTGTTGCCGCTGGATGGTGATATTGCCGACATTATTCAATGTGTTAATCAGAATCTGACGACTGGTTAA
- a CDS encoding guanosine monophosphate reductase, with protein MSMQAITFDDVLLVPAYNHHESRRVVNIGMTDRLGKLNLKLPIMSSNMDTITESNMANFMHSKGGIGVMHRFLSIDDNIREFKQCQGQVFVSVGCTDAELQRAEALRDAGADFFCVDVAHAHAKYVGKTLKNLRKLLGSRCIMAGNVATYAGADYLASCGADIIKAGIGGGSVCSTRIKTGFGIPMLTCIQDCARTDRSIVADGGIRTSGDIVKALAFGADFVMIGGMLAGTEPTPGEVIKKDDGRLVKRYRGMASREAQEDFLGQMHEWKTAEGVATEVLYKTNQDAIIADIIGGLRSGLTYAGSDTISELQRKLNYVVITQAGRLESLPHKLMES; from the coding sequence ATGAGTATGCAAGCCATTACCTTCGATGATGTGTTGCTGGTGCCCGCCTACAATCATCATGAGTCTCGCCGGGTAGTGAATATCGGCATGACGGATCGTCTCGGCAAATTAAATCTTAAGCTGCCGATTATGAGCTCGAACATGGATACCATTACCGAAAGCAACATGGCTAACTTTATGCACAGCAAGGGCGGCATTGGCGTCATGCATCGCTTTTTAAGCATTGACGACAACATTCGTGAATTCAAACAGTGTCAGGGACAGGTTTTTGTCTCCGTTGGCTGCACGGATGCGGAATTGCAGCGTGCCGAAGCCCTGCGCGATGCGGGCGCTGATTTTTTCTGTGTTGACGTCGCCCACGCCCATGCCAAATACGTGGGTAAAACCTTAAAAAACCTGCGCAAACTTCTTGGCAGCCGCTGCATTATGGCGGGCAATGTCGCGACCTATGCCGGCGCGGATTATTTAGCCTCCTGCGGTGCGGACATCATCAAAGCCGGTATTGGCGGCGGCTCCGTCTGCAGCACGCGAATTAAAACCGGTTTTGGCATTCCCATGCTTACCTGCATTCAGGATTGCGCCCGCACGGATCGTTCCATTGTCGCTGATGGGGGTATCCGTACGTCAGGTGACATCGTCAAAGCCTTGGCCTTTGGCGCCGATTTTGTCATGATTGGCGGCATGTTGGCCGGCACGGAACCCACGCCCGGCGAGGTCATTAAAAAGGACGATGGGCGTCTGGTCAAACGCTACCGCGGCATGGCCTCCCGCGAGGCACAGGAAGATTTTCTCGGGCAAATGCATGAATGGAAAACAGCCGAGGGAGTAGCAACTGAAGTACTCTACAAAACCAATCAGGATGCAATTATTGCGGATATTATCGGTGGTTTACGTTCGGGTTTAACCTATGCGGGCTCCGATACCATCTCCGAACTGCAACGCAAATTGAATTATGTGGTGATTACGCAGGCCGGCCGTCTGGAAAGCCTGCCGCACAAGCTAATGGAATCTTAA
- a CDS encoding cold-shock protein — protein sequence MSAIVETGHVKWFNDDKGYGFISRDNGQDDVFVHFRSIKSESAGRRTLVEGQRVQFTVSKGPKGLQAEEVSAI from the coding sequence ATGTCCGCTATAGTAGAAACTGGCCACGTCAAGTGGTTTAATGATGATAAAGGTTATGGCTTCATTAGCCGCGATAATGGTCAAGACGATGTTTTCGTCCACTTCCGCTCCATCAAAAGCGAAAGTGCCGGACGCAGAACATTAGTTGAAGGTCAACGTGTACAGTTCACCGTCAGTAAAGGCCCTAAAGGATTACAAGCAGAAGAAGTATCTGCCATCTAA
- a CDS encoding ribonuclease T has protein sequence MIRIIVSLLSLYAVFAQASVPVDGTFIAGKSCPAYLSKNKKTNPSNASVEAGQRFTLIEINRPYKPDWLRIVMADGTGRWVASQCGDADYQTQPASRCDQSPGMADSYVLALSWQPAFCQTYGYEAGKPECMKLKPASYAASHLTLHGMWPNQNQCGQNYGFCGVEPQPNHCDYPAVNLNDEVAERLRVLMPSYAFGSCLERHEWYKHGSCQILSADAYFSLAMRLASEADLSQLGTYLHEHLGKTVTRNELEERVRLSFGSNAAKKVYLGCKNGFLVDIYIQLPALIPYSESLKTLVEKAPELKRYQGCPASVGISDFTMNAWF, from the coding sequence GTGATCAGAATCATTGTATCGTTATTGTCCCTCTATGCTGTGTTTGCCCAGGCTTCAGTGCCAGTAGACGGTACGTTTATTGCAGGTAAATCATGCCCTGCCTACCTTTCCAAAAACAAAAAAACTAACCCGTCCAATGCCTCGGTTGAAGCAGGGCAGCGTTTTACCTTAATAGAGATTAACCGCCCCTACAAACCGGACTGGCTGCGCATTGTCATGGCGGATGGGACGGGGCGCTGGGTTGCCAGCCAATGCGGTGATGCCGATTACCAGACTCAACCCGCCAGCCGTTGCGATCAAAGTCCAGGCATGGCGGACTCGTATGTACTGGCGTTAAGCTGGCAACCCGCCTTTTGCCAGACCTATGGTTATGAAGCAGGCAAGCCTGAGTGCATGAAATTGAAACCAGCTTCTTACGCGGCGTCTCACTTGACTTTGCACGGCATGTGGCCAAATCAGAATCAATGCGGTCAAAATTACGGTTTCTGCGGCGTGGAGCCGCAGCCTAATCATTGTGATTACCCGGCTGTGAATTTAAACGATGAAGTGGCAGAGAGATTGCGTGTGCTGATGCCAAGCTATGCCTTTGGCAGTTGCCTCGAACGGCATGAGTGGTATAAGCATGGCAGTTGTCAGATTTTAAGTGCTGATGCCTATTTCTCATTGGCCATGCGCCTGGCCAGTGAAGCGGATCTCTCGCAGTTAGGCACTTACCTGCATGAACATCTTGGTAAAACCGTGACGCGAAATGAACTGGAAGAGAGAGTGCGTCTGTCGTTTGGCAGTAATGCAGCCAAGAAGGTGTATCTCGGATGTAAAAACGGCTTTTTAGTCGACATTTATATTCAGTTGCCGGCATTGATACCCTATTCAGAATCACTTAAAACCTTAGTCGAGAAGGCACCGGAATTAAAACGCTACCAGGGCTGTCCTGCGTCGGTCGGCATTTCCGATTTCACCATGAATGCCTGGTTTTAG
- a CDS encoding amidase, producing MTRIMDVKDYCRLDAHALAAKIKAGETTPEEAMDCALTRLRQVNPSLNAIVHECSGWAFDRLKNMQGDEPFYGVPVVVKDLGFTLKGVPFTAGSRFFAGTVPQANSDYIDNLLSLGMLPFATTNTPELGLSFVTEPVLHGPAKNPYDPALTPGGSSGGSAAAVAAGIAPVATASDGGGSIRIPAACCGLFGFKPTQGLISLGPWVEESLSGLSGQHVITRTVRDSARVFAHQVRHQKPIIPVIPSQPKTVVLVPNAFTPVAIEPPCLLAMDIMRQQLEALGYSVSERELTLDLELINQCALILITANTAAVIESQQQLLGRKARKHDLEPATWAFYREGKAIKASQLIQARTQLYRCLRPLHALLNDAAFLLTPALAQLPIKIGSLVYNNDLKAYIEQGRAFSPFTPLFNQANLPAMTLPVMSHGELPVSVQIASGRWRDWALLALAEQLQPAFPSFSPPLP from the coding sequence GTGACCCGAATAATGGACGTCAAGGATTACTGCCGGCTGGATGCTCATGCGCTGGCCGCAAAAATAAAGGCAGGCGAAACCACCCCGGAAGAGGCCATGGATTGTGCCTTAACTCGTCTGCGGCAAGTCAACCCGTCACTGAACGCCATTGTCCACGAATGCAGCGGCTGGGCCTTTGATCGGTTAAAAAACATGCAAGGCGACGAACCTTTTTATGGTGTGCCAGTGGTGGTCAAAGATTTGGGATTTACCTTAAAGGGCGTTCCATTTACGGCTGGTTCTCGTTTCTTTGCCGGCACCGTACCGCAAGCCAACAGCGATTACATTGATAATTTACTGTCGCTTGGCATGCTCCCTTTTGCGACCACCAATACCCCCGAGCTTGGTCTGTCCTTTGTCACCGAGCCCGTGTTACATGGCCCGGCAAAAAATCCCTATGATCCTGCTTTAACCCCTGGCGGTTCCTCAGGGGGCTCAGCGGCTGCGGTAGCGGCAGGCATTGCCCCTGTGGCCACGGCCAGTGATGGCGGCGGCTCAATCCGTATTCCGGCGGCCTGTTGCGGCTTATTTGGCTTTAAACCGACGCAGGGACTTATCTCCCTGGGGCCCTGGGTAGAAGAATCCTTGTCCGGTTTAAGCGGTCAGCACGTGATTACTCGCACGGTGCGCGACTCAGCCCGGGTCTTTGCCCATCAGGTACGGCATCAAAAACCGATAATACCGGTTATTCCTTCACAGCCGAAAACAGTGGTCCTGGTGCCCAACGCGTTTACACCGGTTGCGATCGAACCTCCCTGCCTCTTGGCCATGGACATCATGCGTCAACAACTGGAGGCGCTGGGTTATTCTGTAAGCGAACGGGAGCTAACGCTGGATTTGGAGTTGATTAATCAGTGTGCTCTGATTTTAATTACCGCCAATACGGCGGCTGTCATTGAAAGCCAGCAGCAGCTATTGGGGCGCAAGGCGAGAAAGCATGACCTTGAGCCAGCGACCTGGGCGTTTTATCGTGAAGGGAAGGCCATCAAGGCGAGTCAACTTATTCAGGCTCGAACTCAACTTTATCGGTGCCTGCGTCCACTGCATGCCTTACTGAATGACGCAGCGTTTCTGCTGACCCCGGCATTAGCCCAATTACCGATTAAAATCGGTAGTCTTGTCTACAACAATGATCTTAAAGCTTATATAGAGCAAGGCCGAGCGTTTTCTCCGTTTACGCCGTTATTTAATCAGGCCAACTTACCTGCGATGACATTGCCCGTCATGTCTCACGGGGAATTGCCTGTCTCGGTACAGATTGCTTCAGGACGGTGGCGCGACTGGGCATTGCTGGCTCTGGCCGAGCAATTGCAACCCGCCTTCCCATCGTTTTCCCCGCCGTTGCCTTAA
- a CDS encoding NAD(P)/FAD-dependent oxidoreductase, whose translation MKNPDVIIIGAGAAGLMCAIEAGFRGRRVLVIDHANKAGKKILMSGGGRCNFTNYDIEAHHYLSANPHFCKSALKRYTAYDFIDLVNKFRIPFHEKSHGQLFCDNKSSDIVGMLLACCEDAGVTIALNTSIQSVHLEGKGYRLQLACGTRLQCDSLVVATGGLSIPTMGASPFGYQLAAQFGLNVLPTRAGLVPFTLQPQDKERYGTLSGISVPCRVACNNQEFNLDMLFTHRGLSGPAMLQISSFWRAGEELTIDLAPGHDLAAALLAAKRKTPKMRLKTCLEMTLPKRVVATWQEEDVLEKELTTFSDQRLKDVALSVTQWRIKPNGTEGYRTAEVTLGGVDTEAISSQTMAVKSIPGLYFIGEVLDVTGWLGGYNFQWAWSSGWAAGQVV comes from the coding sequence ATGAAAAATCCGGATGTAATAATCATTGGTGCTGGGGCAGCCGGTTTGATGTGTGCCATCGAAGCGGGCTTTCGTGGCCGTCGCGTACTGGTGATTGATCACGCCAACAAAGCGGGCAAAAAAATTCTGATGTCCGGTGGTGGTCGTTGCAATTTCACCAATTATGACATCGAGGCGCATCATTATCTTTCTGCCAATCCTCATTTTTGTAAATCGGCGTTAAAACGCTACACCGCCTATGATTTCATTGATCTGGTCAACAAATTCCGTATTCCTTTTCATGAAAAATCGCACGGGCAATTGTTCTGCGATAACAAATCGTCTGATATTGTGGGGATGTTGCTCGCCTGTTGCGAAGATGCCGGAGTCACCATTGCATTAAATACCTCGATTCAATCCGTTCATCTCGAAGGAAAAGGTTATCGTTTGCAGTTGGCCTGCGGCACACGCCTTCAATGCGACTCCCTGGTGGTTGCTACTGGTGGGTTATCCATCCCTACCATGGGGGCTTCACCCTTTGGGTACCAATTGGCGGCGCAATTTGGCTTAAACGTGCTGCCGACCAGGGCCGGATTAGTTCCTTTTACACTGCAGCCGCAGGATAAGGAACGGTACGGCACATTGTCGGGCATTTCGGTGCCTTGCCGTGTAGCCTGTAATAATCAGGAATTTAATCTCGATATGCTGTTTACCCATCGCGGCTTAAGCGGCCCTGCCATGTTGCAGATTTCTTCTTTCTGGCGCGCTGGAGAGGAGTTAACCATTGATCTCGCGCCGGGGCATGATCTGGCGGCCGCGCTCCTGGCTGCGAAACGTAAAACACCGAAAATGCGGTTGAAAACCTGTCTGGAAATGACCTTGCCAAAACGAGTGGTGGCGACCTGGCAGGAGGAGGACGTGCTTGAAAAAGAATTAACCACCTTTTCTGATCAACGGTTGAAAGACGTGGCATTAAGCGTCACTCAATGGCGCATCAAGCCCAATGGCACCGAAGGCTACCGTACGGCGGAAGTCACGCTGGGTGGTGTGGATACCGAGGCCATTTCCTCCCAAACCATGGCAGTGAAATCAATCCCCGGCCTGTACTTTATCGGCGAGGTTCTCGATGTCACCGGCTGGTTAGGCGGGTATAATTTTCAATGGGCTTGGTCTTCCGGTTGGGCGGCCGGGCAAGTGGTATAA
- a CDS encoding GIN domain-containing protein, translating to MLSRFLVLIFIGFLLSGCHRQAVATEQQPVAVANVRSTQVRTVPSFNHVIARGRLNVDLHTGYSKPQVILRGAASDLQQVVTKVQNGQLLIQIGEGYPRCGAVSVEVRGHYLNSFTYQGGGVITGSRLHSGLLDLSIDNPGNTTLGGDIFLRKLDVRGSGNVQISGVHAHYLQLSMRGKPHVQLTGVANLSMVELAGEGWFSMYWIKSDKLKIRAKNKAFMQLAGIANVIDVELWGNAQFKGRYLRANRAFVKTHDRAVAELSAVKRQHTLASDASDIYFYNLPEMRTDFMAYNGAVLDMRDWGYYSMQEYTRYNKSLNN from the coding sequence ATGTTGAGCCGCTTTTTGGTATTGATTTTTATAGGGTTTCTACTTAGTGGTTGCCATCGCCAGGCGGTAGCGACCGAGCAGCAACCCGTGGCAGTGGCCAATGTTCGTAGCACGCAGGTCCGTACAGTACCGAGCTTCAATCATGTCATTGCCAGAGGGCGTCTCAATGTCGATTTGCACACCGGCTATTCAAAACCGCAAGTGATTCTTCGTGGCGCGGCAAGCGATCTGCAGCAGGTGGTGACCAAAGTTCAGAATGGCCAGTTGCTTATCCAGATTGGTGAAGGCTATCCCCGTTGCGGTGCGGTTTCAGTCGAAGTTCGGGGTCATTATTTAAACTCCTTCACTTACCAGGGCGGCGGCGTCATTACCGGCTCCCGCCTTCATTCCGGCTTACTGGATTTAAGCATTGATAATCCGGGTAATACGACGTTGGGCGGTGATATTTTTCTGCGCAAACTGGATGTCCGAGGCAGCGGCAATGTCCAGATTAGCGGCGTTCACGCGCATTATTTACAACTGTCCATGCGCGGCAAGCCGCATGTGCAATTGACCGGGGTGGCCAATCTGTCCATGGTCGAACTGGCAGGTGAAGGCTGGTTCAGCATGTACTGGATAAAAAGCGATAAATTAAAAATTCGCGCCAAAAACAAAGCCTTTATGCAGTTGGCCGGTATTGCCAATGTCATTGATGTGGAATTATGGGGTAATGCCCAATTTAAGGGGCGCTATTTACGAGCCAACCGCGCCTTTGTTAAAACGCATGATCGGGCTGTGGCTGAGCTTTCAGCCGTTAAACGGCAACATACTCTGGCGAGCGATGCCAGTGATATTTATTTTTACAATCTTCCGGAAATGCGGACCGACTTCATGGCCTATAATGGGGCGGTGCTGGACATGCGGGATTGGGGATATTATTCCATGCAGGAATACACGCGATACAATAAGAGTTTGAATAATTAA